Part of the Methylomonas rapida genome is shown below.
TAGATCAAGCGATTGAATTATTGAATAAAGTTGTCTGGACAAAGAATGATTCTGATAACGCTTTTATGCTATTGGGACAGGCTTACACATTAAAGAAGGATTTAAAGCAAGCGGATAAGAACTTCAAGCAATCTCTGGAAATAAATCCGGCAAATCTTCAGGCTTTTTTGCCAATTTATAATGGTTACTTAAGAGCCAATCAAAAAGAAATGGCGAGACAGTATTTGGATAAGGCTCTAAAAGCCAAGCCCAATCAAGCTTTATTGCTAACCAATAAGGCCGAATTGGATATTGCGGAAAAAAAATGGGAGGATGCTCAAGAAACTGTACAGCGTATAGCATTGTTTTCGAAGAATAAAGCGGTTCCATTATATCTGCAGGCAAATATTCTACAGGGTAAGGGTGAATATGATAAGGCAGTATCTATTTATGAAAAAATAATTGCCGATTATCCGAATCATCTCAACTCAATGGTCAATCTGGTTCGCTCGTTTGAAGGGCTTAAACAGCGAGATAAGGCGATAGGCTTTTTGGAGGCTCATCACGCTAAAAATTCCGATAATCTCGAAGTTGTCGGGGTTTTGGGCGATCTATATATGGCCAACAAAGATTATGCAAAAGCCAAAAATTTGTTGGAAAGTCAAATCAAGCAATCACCGGATAAGTCGGTGCCTTTGTATCTGGCTTTGGCCAAGGTTGAAGCTGTTGTCAAGAAAACCCCAGAAGCTGCTAGAGATGTTTATATCCGCGGCTTGCAAGCCAATCCAGATGATGTCCAGCTTTCATTGGCATTGGCAGGGCTTTATGAGCAAACGGGCGATAAAGCGGCGGCGCGTAAGCTTTACGAAGCCGTTATCGAAAAGAATGCCGATGTTAATCTGGCCGTCAACAACCTTGCGGCTTTGCTGATTGAGTCTGAAAAAACGGAGGATGTGTCTAGAGGCTTAATGTTGGCAGAGAAGTTTAAAGACGTCGAGAACGTATTTTTTCAAGATACTTATGCCTGGGGACTGGTAAAGAATGGAAAGAATGATGAAGGCTTGGCGATTTTGGAGTCCTTGATCCTGAAGGAGCCAAAAATGCCGGAGCTTAGATATCATTTAGGCGTTGCTCATTTGAATAACGGTAACAAAGCGACCGCTATCATTGAACTGAAACAGGCGCTGGCGCTGGCAGAGAAGGGGCAGCGCAATTTTTCCGGAAAAGATCAAGTCTTGAGGTTACTTAAAGAGCTTGAGCAGCGATAGGTTTGGTAGACTATATTCTTTTGGAACAAGTAGATCAAGGTGCATGAAAGTATGATGGGGTCTAAGGTTAACGCCGTATTGAGTCGATTGGGGCTGTCTATTTTGTTGTCTCTTGCGGTCATAGGCTGTTCACAGCCGTTATTGGAAGACGTGTACCAGGCATCTGATTACACTTATAAAATTGGTCCCGGCGATAGTGTAAACATCTTTGTATGGGGAAATCCTGAGTTATCCACTTCCGCACCTGTTCGTCCGGATGGAAAAATAACGGTTCCGCTTGTAGAAGAGTTGCTTGCGAGCGGTAAAACACCTTTTGAGTTGGCCAGAGATATCGAAAAGGTACTATCGGTCTATGTCAAAAGCCCTCAAGTCGTAGTCATGGTGTCCGGTTTCAAAGGGGTCAGAGATCAGCAAATTCGAGTAATAGGACGAATTGGTGGTGGAAGTGGTGGCGGCATGGGTGGCGGCATGGGTGGCGGCATGGGTGGCGGCATGGGTGGCGGCATGGGTGGCGGCATGGGTGGCGGCATGGGTGGTGGATTAGGACGTTATCAGGGAAAAGCCATACCTTATGAAAGAGGGATGACATTGTTGGATGTAATTATCGAAATTGGGTTAAATCAATTCGCCGACGGCAATCGCGCTAGTGTCATTCGAGAAGTGGACGGGGACTTGAAATCATATCGCGTGCGTATCGATGATTTAATCGATAATGTGGATTTATCTGCAAACGTTCTGATGATGCCAGGGGATATTTTAATTATTCCAGATGCTTTCTTTTAAATAGAGTGTTGTCGGTTCTGACTTAATTATTCCACTAAATATGCAACAAGAACTTTCTGAAATTTATTTTTATCTCAAAGGAACTCTTAAATATAAACGTATCGCAATGCTTTTAGCGTTGCTGGTTTGTATTAGTGGTTGGTCTTACGTTTTTGTAATGCAGGATAAATTTGAATCCAAAGCCAAAGTCCATATCGATTCGTCAACAATTCTTAGGCCGTTAATGCGGGGTATGGTTATCGAGCCAGATGTGTCCGCGCTTATCAGAATTATTTATCAATTGATGTTTACCCGACCGAATCTGGAGAAAGTTGTCGAATTGTCCCGGCTAAAACCCGTTAATTCAGGGCACGTAATTGATGATGATCTGATCGAAAAGTTAAAAAATGAAATAAAAATTTCTGGCGCCGGTTCTAAGGACATTTTTGATATTGGATATTCGGCGGCTGATCCGGAAACCGCAAAAAGTGTGGTTCAAGCCGTTTTGACAGTCTTTTCTGAGCAAACTCAAGGTAAAGCCTTGGCTGATGCGACTGATGCTCAGAAATTCATTGAGCAGCAAATTCGCGAATATGAAATAAGGTTACAAGAAGCTGAAAAAGCAAAAGAGGATTTTAAGCGCTCGAATCTGGATTTACTTTCCGATTCAGGACAATTTGACCAGTTGGCTCAATTAAAAGAACAGTTGAATCAGGCTAATACCAATCTGGAGCAAGCGATAGCTAGGAAAAACGTTCTGGCCGAGCAGGTTGAAGACGTACAGGATTCGGACGAGGATTGGGGGTTGCCTGATGTGACAAATAATGTTGTGCAGGAAGATGCACAAATTTCTCAATTGATGAATAAAAGAAATGATTTATTAATTAAATATACGGAACATCATCCTGACGTCATTGCTATTGATAAATTGATTGAATCGATAAAGGCGCAAAATGAGCAGAATAAAAATACTCAGCCTGAACAAACTGAGACAGATACTTTAGGCCCTAGAAAATTAGCCAATCCTTATGTGCAGGCTTTGAAGACAGGGCTGGATAATGCTCAAGCAGAGATTGCGGCAAATCAAGCGTTGATTGGTTCGATCAAGGAGAGAATGGCGCAGATTGAGCATGGTTTGAGTGACAAACTCGCCCTGGAAACTGAAATGAAAAATCTCAATAGAGATTATGAAACCATTAGCGGAAAGTATACCGAGCTATTAGCGCGCAGAGAGCAGGCTCGTATCACGGAGAGTGTTGATGATCAAACTTCTCGGCTTAAATTCAAAATTGCAGACCCTCCTACCAAGCCTTCAAAGCCATCATTTCCAAATAGACCATTATTTTATTCGTTGATTTTAGTGGCCGGGCTTGTGTTTGGTTTTGGCAT
Proteins encoded:
- a CDS encoding XrtA system polysaccharide chain length determinant, translating into MQQELSEIYFYLKGTLKYKRIAMLLALLVCISGWSYVFVMQDKFESKAKVHIDSSTILRPLMRGMVIEPDVSALIRIIYQLMFTRPNLEKVVELSRLKPVNSGHVIDDDLIEKLKNEIKISGAGSKDIFDIGYSAADPETAKSVVQAVLTVFSEQTQGKALADATDAQKFIEQQIREYEIRLQEAEKAKEDFKRSNLDLLSDSGQFDQLAQLKEQLNQANTNLEQAIARKNVLAEQVEDVQDSDEDWGLPDVTNNVVQEDAQISQLMNKRNDLLIKYTEHHPDVIAIDKLIESIKAQNEQNKNTQPEQTETDTLGPRKLANPYVQALKTGLDNAQAEIAANQALIGSIKERMAQIEHGLSDKLALETEMKNLNRDYETISGKYTELLARREQARITESVDDQTSRLKFKIADPPTKPSKPSFPNRPLFYSLILVAGLVFGFGIAFLIYFIRPVFMSTRQVRAVTGLPSLGSVSLTSQGIIKAKDFDWMLLITIIIMIASYTSIILFEVLK
- a CDS encoding polysaccharide export protein, which codes for MHESMMGSKVNAVLSRLGLSILLSLAVIGCSQPLLEDVYQASDYTYKIGPGDSVNIFVWGNPELSTSAPVRPDGKITVPLVEELLASGKTPFELARDIEKVLSVYVKSPQVVVMVSGFKGVRDQQIRVIGRIGGGSGGGMGGGMGGGMGGGMGGGMGGGMGGGMGGGLGRYQGKAIPYERGMTLLDVIIEIGLNQFADGNRASVIREVDGDLKSYRVRIDDLIDNVDLSANVLMMPGDILIIPDAFF
- a CDS encoding tetratricopeptide repeat protein, which gives rise to MLADQKTNKSSLPYLLLSALILTACNSPEETAESHLQKGKELFEKGEYDKAILELKTSSQSSDQRADTYYYMALLDEKSNNFKSMRENLLKTLERDSNNMEARQKLGKVHLLFGDLDKALEQADFILGVNASNVEALLLKASVLVRQEKKDQAVKIIDDVLAGNSGNVDALSLKAALLFQDNQLDQALATVDAALEKDIKNMPLRLFKIKINAKKNNIDAVAEDYKKLIELYPDSDNFKLSLASIYSMSDKLKEAEELLRDMVAKRPDKLEPNIVLLEFLNAKSKDRVVDEFNSLLANFNKNPAGKLEMSKWMLANGYLEAASNGLKQVVESEKDNKTGLSAQTILAEVAVNNKEYDKADEAIAKILKANSDFVDASLLKARLFLIKNEVDQAIELLNKVVWTKNDSDNAFMLLGQAYTLKKDLKQADKNFKQSLEINPANLQAFLPIYNGYLRANQKEMARQYLDKALKAKPNQALLLTNKAELDIAEKKWEDAQETVQRIALFSKNKAVPLYLQANILQGKGEYDKAVSIYEKIIADYPNHLNSMVNLVRSFEGLKQRDKAIGFLEAHHAKNSDNLEVVGVLGDLYMANKDYAKAKNLLESQIKQSPDKSVPLYLALAKVEAVVKKTPEAARDVYIRGLQANPDDVQLSLALAGLYEQTGDKAAARKLYEAVIEKNADVNLAVNNLAALLIESEKTEDVSRGLMLAEKFKDVENVFFQDTYAWGLVKNGKNDEGLAILESLILKEPKMPELRYHLGVAHLNNGNKATAIIELKQALALAEKGQRNFSGKDQVLRLLKELEQR